In Ciconia boyciana chromosome 3, ASM3463844v1, whole genome shotgun sequence, a genomic segment contains:
- the CRYBG1 gene encoding beta/gamma crystallin domain-containing protein 1: MDKKSANKRSGKRRKSQSSSDMPNGERNQTETTAREESVFEDDVPSEVFSDKIMNSERKAKSPQQTPERNSSSPGNNQDLKAGSAHKGASKTEADKGKQQISNTTPARRRSYKKNQSDAVPISPTSLKGQVKDYSSKRQPLASPESNPMTKRTSVEKGTIPVAFGEDSLESSKVSLADKTEDTALVFAEGRNETKAVKHGNGSDGRAFLRTDGIKNGDLCMSSERQTNSDLDSSKLKSLDTLRTVTTKISLPAKPKNVELNFKAPTNQDSLENEQDTLEKPVNKTSSNIANKISLFENKCANQSQRPTDIPASKNSTVPSTFVGRAKLKFGKQPKESEQPDKTLNKQSSRQKLFENGTPEKESTVELKGKNEEGSASYEDIGKITELKVKAAISLFNQSSKIDASSVSLKQPDPELTTAKKESSPFKLSLHLPSKSENAQDTSYQRNNTSSEFHRNEEKMLPNTEVLSPCNYDKYPLPSHQVSRSEFKKIENGDKKAKPGDLSFAALQYDDSSQDSILISEHNLNTQKSPGKTCNGSAEDDSIFDSPSDMKKFAETIKNLDSSVCLPQKKKRSKLPKSPAPHFAMPPIHEDNLEKVFDPSVFTFGLGLRREKTQDLLPAQQIKMQSLETIARVRPKRASTEQSIVFKALQSCNREEPVFTQEINGKENIDGTDGEIKRSRLEKSSLFSSLLSSTSKERFFNPSVTSVNNTATAFTTDSSGMPPLQQDASGPFGMPQKSESLSDMKFPSFVEKYMQADSAKKELSLQMPNYGNPEKSFSSWLGTSRYESNVPTGLLEVDALSRNGQSKINPRPGKLVIYCESDYQKNAIEVFHDVLDCSSWVLSPTILVKVIRGCWILYEKPNFEGPSIPLEEGELELPDIWGAGSSEEQNECKSLKPTVIGSIRHVVKDYRVCRIDLYTEPEGLGIVTSFFDDTEETGVFGTTQKTCSIKVHWGIWLIYEEPGFQGVPLMLEPGEYPNLVFWEKKEAYIRSMRPLKMGGRKVEFSGEPKIIIYEKPFFEGRRVEIESEIFMLHDKESEEKTRLPLTSVGSMKVLGGVWVAYEKPGFEGHQYLLEEGAYRDWTDWGGYDEQLQSLRPIVGDFTSSHMIMYSEKDFGSKGSNINVLGIISNLKDTGYGLRTQSINVLSGVWVAYENPEFTGEQYILAKGLYPSIEAWGGKNCKISSVQPIVMDIVGSKRGKVKVQLFSEPEFKGNCQIFEKNTRCIGSFAVKSAKILDGSCIVYDQEEFSGNQYVLEEGIYPDLTAMGCSPQAVPKSLRIINVELSEPCIALFEKVGFQGKKMEFSTEILNLQFLGYNPQIASVQVLGGVWIIYEHSNYRGRQMLLSPNEIPDWYKVSGYCQIGSLRPLLQKRVYFRLRNKETGKFMSADGNLDNLNLLRIQVAEDTDSDDQIWVYQDGFIRCRMAEDCCLTIVGNLITPGSKLGLSFERNEDKQYWHISPDGRIYSKMKPKLVLDIKGGAQYDRDHVVVNTVNEEKLTQYWEPLVV, translated from the exons ATGGATAAAAAATCTGCTAATAAAAGAtctggaaaaaggagaaaatctcAGTCGTCTAGTGACATGCcaaatggagagagaaatcaGACTGAGACTACTGCAAGAGAAGAATCTGTTTTTGAGGATGATGTCCCTTCTGAGGTGTTTTCAGACAAGATAATGAACTCGGAAAGAAAAGCGAAGTCTCCTCAACAGACTCCTGAAAGGAATTCCTCTTCCCCGGGTAATAATCAGGACCTAAAAGCTGGATCTGCTCACAAAGGGGCATCTAAAACTGAAGCTGACAAAGGCAAGCAGCAGATCTCAAACACAACCCCTGCAAGGAGAAGATCATATAAAAAGAATCAGTCGGACGCTGTCCCCATTTCCCCTACTAGCTTGAAGGGTCAGGTAAAAGATTACTCCTCAAAAAGGCAACCTTTAGCATCACCAGAGAGTAACCCAATGACAAAAAGAACTTCGGTGGAAAAGGGAACTATACCTGTGGCTTTTGGGGAAGATAGCTTGGAGTCTTCCAAAGTTTCTTTGGCTGATAAGACAGAAGACACTGCCCTGGTGTTTGCTGAAGGCAGAAATGAGACCAAGGCAGTAAAGCATGGTAATGGTTCGGATGGAAGAGCTTTCTTGCGTACTGATGGGATTAAAAATGGAGACCTGTGTATGTCATCTGAGAGACAGACGAATTCTGATTTAGACAGCTCGAAGCTGAAGAGTTTGGATACTTTGAGAACAGTCACGACAAAGATTAGCCT TCCAGCCAAACCGAAGAACGTAGAGCTGAATTTTAAAGCACCTACGAATCAAGACAGTTTAGAAAATGAGCAGGATACTCTTGAAAAACCAGTTAATAAAACTAGCAGCAACATTGCCAACAAAATTTccttgtttgaaaataaatgtgctaACCAGAGCCAGAGGCCTACTGACATCCCTGCTTCAAAAAATAGTACTGTACCAAGCACATTTGTTGGCAGAGCAAAGctgaaatttggaaaacaaCCTAAGGAAAGTGAACAGCCTGATAAAACGTTAAATAAGCAAAGCAGTCGCCAGAAGTTATTTGAGAATGGCACACCAGAGAAAGAAAGCACTGTagaattaaaaggcaaaaatgaagaAGGCTCTGCCTCTTATGAGGATATTGGGAAGATAACAGAACTTAAAGTAAAAGCTGCAATATCCCTTTTTaaccaaagcagcaaaattgATGCTAGTAGTGTCTCTCTGAAGCAACCCGATCCAGAATTAACCACagctaaaaaagaaagttcaccttttaaactgtctttgcaCTTGCCCAGTAAAAGTGAAAATGCTCAGGATACTTCCTACCAAAGAAATAACACGAGCTCAGAATtccacagaaatgaagaaaagatgcTGCCAAACACAGAGGTTTTATCACCTTGCAATTATGATAAATATCCTCTACCATCTCATCAGGTTTCTAGAtcagaatttaagaaaatagaaaatggagataaaaaGGCAAAGCCAGGAGATTTGAGCTTTGCAGCACTGCAGTATGATGACAGCAGTCAAGATAGTATATTGATATCGGAGCACAACCTCAATACACAAAAGAGTCCAGGCAAAACCTGTAATGGGTCTGCTGAAGACGATAGCATTTTTGATTCCCCATCCGACATGAAGAAGTTTGCTGAAACGATAAAAAACTTGGACAGCTCGGTTTGTTTAccccagaaaaagaagaggtcAAAGCTTCCCaagtccccagcaccccacttCGCAATGCCTCCCATTCATGAAGACAACTTAGAGAAAGTATTTGATCCTAGTGTATTTACTTTTGGTTTGGGactgaggagggaaaaaacacaagATCTGTTACCGGCccaacaaattaaaatgcaaagcctGGAAACGATAGCCAGAGTCAGGCCCAAGCGTGCATCAACAGAGCAAAGTATCGTATTCAAAGCCCTGCAATCATGTAACAGGGAGGAACCTGTCTTTACTcaggaaataaatggaaaagagaacatTGATGGTACAGATGGTGAAATTAAGAGATCCCGGCTTGAAAAAAGCTCCCTCTTCTCAAGCTTGCTGTCTTCTACATCTAAAGAAAGGTTTTTTAATCCTTCTGTCACCTCAGTAAATAACACCGCAACAGCTTTTACAACTGACTCCTCAGGGATGCCTCCTTTACAACAGGATGCTTCTGGGCCATTTGGCATGCCTCAAAAATCTGAG TCTCTTTCAGATATGAAGTTTCCAAGTTTTGTGGAGAAGTACATGCAAGCTGATAGTGCAAAAAAAGAGCTAAGTTTACAAATGCCCAACTATGGGAACCCTGAGAAAAGTTTTTCCAGCTGGTTAGGGACAAGCAGATATGAATCAAATGTCCCCACTGGTTTATTAGAGGTGGAT GCACTTTCAAGAAATGGACAAAGTAAAATCAATCCCAGACCTGGCAAG ctggTGATATACTGTGAATCAGACTATCAAAAAAATGCTATTGAAGTTTTCCATGATGTTCTGGATTGCAGTTCTTGGGTTCTGTCACCAACAATTTTAGTTAAAGTCATCAGAGGATG ctggaTACTCTATGAGAAACCAAATTTTGAAGGCCCCTCTATTCCCCTGGAAGAAGGAGAGCTGGAACTCCCAGATATTTGGGGTGCAGGTAGTtctgaagagcaaaatgaatgcaaatctCTAAAGCCTACAGTGATTGGTTCAATAAGACATGTTGTTAAG GATTACAGGGTTTGCAGAATTGATTTGTATACAGAACCTGAAGGGTTAGGAATCGTGACTTCCTTTTTTGACGACACTGAAGAAACAGGGGTGTTCGGCACCACTCAGAAGACTTGTTCTATCAAAGTACACTGGGGCAT ATGGCTAATTTATGAAGAACCTGGTTTCCAGGGAGTCCCTTTGATGTTGGAGCCTGGTGAATATCCTAATTTAGTATtctgggagaagaaggaagcCTACATTAGGTCCATGAGGCCCTTGAAAATG ggtGGTCGCAAAGTTGAATTCAGTGGAGAGCCAAAG ATAATCATTTATGAGAAGCCTTTCTTTGAAGGGAGACGTGTGGAAATAGAATCAGAGATCTTTATGCTTCATGACAAGGaatcagaagaaaagacaagacttCCACTTACATCAGTAGGATCCATGAAAGTACTGGGAGGAGT tTGGGTCGCTTATGAGAAGCCAGGGTTTGAAGGCCATCAGTACTTGCTGGAAGAAGGAGCGTATCGGGATTGGACAGACTGGGGTGGCTATGATGAACAGTTGCAGTCACTGCGACCGATTGTTGGC GACTTCACAAGCTCCCATATGATAATGTACAGTGAAAAAGACTTTGGATCAAAGGGTTCCAATATTAATGTGTTAGGAATTATTTCCAATTTGAAAGACACTGGATATGGGCTGAGGACACAGTCTATAAATGTGCTAAGTGGCGT GTGGGTGGCTTATGAGAATCCTGAGTTTACGGGGGAGCAGTATATACTGGCTAAAGGGCTATATCCCAGCATTGAGgcatgggggggaaaaaattgcaaaatatcttCAGTTCAACCCATCGTTATG GATATTGTTGGAAGCAAAAGGGGTAAAGTCAAG gTCCAGTTATTTTCAGAGCCTGAATTCAAGGGTAACTgccaaatatttgaaaaaaacacaagatgTATTGGTTCATTTGCTGTGAAGTCTGCAAAAATTTTAGATGGCAG ctgcatAGTGTATGACCAGGAAGAATTCTCTGGTAACCAGTATGTGTTAGAAGAAGGAATCTATCCTGATCTGACGGCGATGGGTTGTTCACCCCAAGCAGTTCCAAAATCTTTACGGATTATAAATGTT GAGCTGTCTGAGCCGTGCATAGCTCTTTTTGAAAAGGTGGGtttccaaggaaagaaaatggaattcaGTACAGAAATCTTAAATCTCCAGTTCCTGGGATACAATCCTCAAATAGCTTCAGTTCAAGTCCTTGGTGGCGT ATGGATAATTTATGAGCATAGTAATTACAGGGGACGTCAGATGTTGTTATCACCAAATGAAATTCCAGATTGGTATAAAGTGAGTGGCTATTGTCAGATAGGTTCTCTGAGACCTTTACTGCAG aaacGCGTGTACTTCAGGCTTCGAAACAAGGAAACGGGAAAATTCATGTCAGCTGACGGAAACTTAGACAATCTGAATCTTCTGAGAATACAGGTTGCAGAAGATACAGACTCAGATGATCAAATCTGGGTTTATCAGGATGGATTCATAAGGTGCCGG ATGGCAGAGGATTGCTGCTTGACAATTGTTGGAAATCTTATAACTCCTGGGTCTAAACTCGGTCTGTCATTTGAGCGGAATGAAGACAAACAATATTGGCATATTAGTCCTGATGGCAGGATTTATAGCAAAATGAAACCCAAGCTGGTTTTAGATATCAAAG gggGCGCACAATATGATCGCGACCATGTTGTTGTCAACACAGTCAACGAAGAAAAGTTAACGCAGTATTGGGAACCACTAGTTGTATAA